The Capsicum annuum cultivar UCD-10X-F1 chromosome 1, UCD10Xv1.1, whole genome shotgun sequence sequence ATACATAGTCACCGCAAAATACAATGTGCAAtaaatttacaaatacaaatacaaaataattctttagaaacAAATAGACATCggcgaaaatagaatacaaatacaaatataatctaaatatgcaaacacaataaaaccacaatataaatataatccaatataatatacagtcaattataaaatacaaatacaaaataattttaaaatacaagtgtgaattatataaaatataaatgatgttgcgaactaaaaaatacaaatacaagtgcgaactataaaatacaaatataatgtgaattacaaatacaaatacaaacatgaactttaaaatacaaatacaaatgcagttgtatcaacgaatacaaaaatataaaagacgGTGTaactataaatatgataaataattgtggtatttacgttatcattcatgacttgtgctcgagtagtcatatttttcaaaaatacaaaaaatataaaatagaacaaaaaaattataaagaaaataagtacaaaaaataaaaaaattaaagaagaaaagaaaagaagaaagagaaatggaagttagagatagaagagagagaaaaataaaaagaaaaaaaagaaaaaaaattaaaattggaaaaaatagaaaaataagaagaaaaaacgaggaaaacacgacaaaagaaaaaatataagaaaatgaaaaagaaaaaaaatgatagtgtttttggcgagactaaatatgtagtgtatttatatttttatgaatacatatcacaaagtaaaagtgaatacaacagCTGTGAATCGAATATAGCGGCTAAATAGggactgtattcatattttatatgaatacatacaatctgtaaaactgaatatagCTGGCTTAAATCAAATACAACgataataaatgataattatgtaaaatatggttATAAAAGGTGAGTTTTATAGTAAAATActgttatttttgaaatatcccCATTATATGCCCTCCAATATATTTTATTCCCTTCAATTtttaattaccaaaaaaattcataaaacataataACATTCGACCAAAATTTACCCCATAGCTAGGGCTTATTCTCAATATTACATTTTCAATTACTTTTTCAAGGTGCCAAAAACTGGGAACTTGAGCTCCTCTATTAGTTCTATTAGATGATTATAACTTGAGCCTCTTTTTCTACAACCCGCTTACTCATCAATTTTCCGCCTTTTTGCTCTAGGGTTTATTTTTTGAAGAGGCTCATTCTTGAAGAGGTAATtatctttatttgtattttattcacCTTCGAAAAGGTGAAGAATTAAAGATTGAAGCAAACTGTTGTTAATTAATGTTTTAAAGTGGAATTGAAGCATACCATTGTTAAGATTGAAGTGTACGATTAAGATTCTCCCAGAAATTAGTGCGGAATTGGATTTCAATTAGAAATTAGATTGAGTTAAGCCCTGATTAACCCTGTTATTCttgttttcttcttgtttctgCGCATTAAATCCTTTTTTGGTGAATCTctgatatgatttggtcaaataaAACCTTTTTACCATTTGGGCAAAGAAAAACCCttttaaattttgaagatttatgagAGAGTTTGGGTGCGTGCATGTTTGTTTTCAGGAGATTTGGATTGTTTGTTAATTTGTAATATTGAAATTCTTAGTTTTACAATATTATTTAGCTTGTTTGCTACTGTAAGCATGATTAGACTTTCTGTTGATATTACTGGTGCTGCTCGCACTATTAGGTGTTAACTTTATGGCTAACAGATGATCTTTGGAGGATATAGTCTGTGTTTAGGAgtgattcaggtatttctcttTTGAACTAATGTAATATTTAAAGTTTTGCACTGACCCCTAATTTCATATGTCTAAGCGAAAATCTTTTTCTCTTCCCCTAAGTAGTCCCAGTTTCTTGTTTGTTAGATTTTTCTAAGGTTTCTTACTATGAAGTAGAGTTCATAGTTTCGTTGCTCATTTTAGAGCTGCACCTAAATTTTGTGATTTGATTGTTAAATTGTCTGGTTATACACTGGCTAGGACCAACAATATAAGGTTACATAGGCACTGGAGAAGTTAATTTGATGAGGATAACAATATCTTTTAGTTGATCAAAATGGTTCTCGTTTATGAACTTTCGCTTGAAGATAAAGAAGCAAGGAAATGATCAACCATCCTCTGGTCGAGACCAGCAGTATGATCTTACATAGGATGTTAGAACAGGATAAcgatattttttttgtgtgataAGAATGATTCTCTTTTATGAAATTTAGCTTATAACTTTGTGATGAATTGAGGAAATGATCGAATTTGAGAAAAGCTAAAAACATGAAATTAGTCTTTTATTGAGGATTACTTAGTTAAAATGGTCTAGTTATACTAAAAATGGGAACCTTTTTGGAACGTCTCGATTTAGCAGTTGAAGTGGTGAAAGTCACTCAATTGAGTTTTAAAGTTGCAGTGGGTCGAACACACCGCCTCAATGATAGATCGACACTAATCAAAGTGTTGACTTGTTAGTCCAACATTTGTCTCCCACCTAGAATAATTGTACTTGGGAATTATGTTTCCAGTGTTGTCATTATTGACACTTAACATCCATATATATCATAAGAAATTGAGGCCCTATAATTTGATCACATATGCAGTAATTTACCTATGCAGAATGAAATTAGACAAAAATATgttatatttgaaaaaatgagaagtaaaACAAAAAAGGATTTTTTATTATGGTCTCACAAAACAATAAAGTGGAAcgttaatatttcttttttagttttagcATTTTTTGTTTCCAGAGTTCTTTCAATCACTGGTTAATCCAAAAGAGTAGTCCCAATTCTTCTGCTTCTTCCAATTCGGGACTCCCCCTTAAATTctttagttacagttataaatcaaatatacatgaaattaaatattGTAAAGTAGTTATTTTCAATCAATGTTTAATTCAAAATTAGATTATATTTCCATGACCTTGTTGAAACAATATTTTATTGTGTTAGTATTGTCACTTTTATACAATATATTCTGAATTATTAGTAAATTCATTTCCATTTGATGTGCTGAAATTTGTAAGTTCAATTCAATTTGATATTTCGATTATCTTTAATACTAGAGGATGTGTTAGTATTGTCTCTATCATACGGTAGATACCAAAATTAGTAAGTTCTATACAATCTGATATTACAAGTGTTAAAGCTACGCAATATCTgtattttctataaaattaagACAAGTTCCACACTGAAGACACTTCAGTTCCCACTTTTCACTTATAGCTCCACAGATCTATTTTCTCTTTTGCATTTTTCATCTGAAAAAACACTGATTTTGGGGCTTGGATGAAGAATGCACAGTAAATTAATAGACTGGTAGGATGAGAATAGATAATTTGATAGTGGACATAAATCATCTGGTGTATCAGATCCAATCTTCTCCCGAATTCCACATGATATCAAGGGTGACATATTAACTTAACTGTAAGAATGCTCAAGATCAACTTACAATGTAGCATCTAAGGATTTTTATAATCCCACAGATGTATTTTTTTGGAAGATTAAATCCCTGTAAGTGTTGTTCTCaacataagagaaagaatttTGCCATTATCTCGTGGCAGTTCCAGTAATCTGATATTCCTGATATGCTTAATGTGGTTGGAACATGGTTTTATAGCGTTAATGTGGGTAGTTTGGAGAGAGAGAAATATAAGAGCTTATGAAAGTGTAGAGTCGAGTTTCTTGCAATTGAGGAGTAGTCTCtgctctcttctttttttttttttggtgtaaacagAAAGTTCCTTCTTGCTTAGAAGATCTCACTAGGCACTAATTACCATTTcaacttcttctattttttttttcgaaaacacaaataaaaaggaATCTTTAGCAAGGTAAAGGATCTTATTTTTACCTTGTAAGTATTTCTGGTATGCCACTGCCTGTTTTTTTTAACTAAAGGTGAGAAGTTGATTTTTATTATACATTTGGTGTAGTCTATTTATCAGGTTGCCATTACAGACCCCTTTTTAgtctaaaaaaaagaaatagtagtTTTTGCCAAAGGTAAAGATTTCTGTTTTTTCCTCCTTTGGTATGAGTCCACTGCTTGTTTATAAAGACTATTTTAGAAACTGATGGTGTGTGCGGTAAACTTTTTTTTATGCTTCCAATGGGTGTGgtgttatttttcatttttgaactactctaaactaTTTCttcttgagccggggtctattgaaataactattttttacCTATTAGTTAGGTGGTAAGTTCTGCATATACCTTCCCTCATCGGATATCCTGTTATGggattatattaaatatattgttGTACTTCGATTGGGTGTGGTGTTATTTCCTTTTCTGAACTTCTTTGAGCTAATTTTTCTTGAGCTATTTTCTCGACACATGGTTATTGTGATAGCCCAAGGAGTTGGGCAAGAACTTCTTGCAACAGATAATTCCCATGCTAGAAGTGAACAAGATTCTTCAGGAAACGAGCTTCCCCAAGATGTTGGTTTGTGGGTATCCCATAAAATCAGGGTATGGTTATTCCTAATCTTACAATTTATACATAATGCATAACTGATCGATATTTGTTTTCTCTCCTTCTATGTAAGTGATCATGTGTGCTTGTCTCTACTTGAATATGCACATATGTGGTTCGTGGGAGAGCTAGTTGTCTTACAAAAATACATTTGCTCTAAAGATGTACTAAAGTTCATACTACAACTACAACTTGTTTCCAGAAAATAAGATGGAAGTTGTCTTCCAAATGTTCATTGGCCTCTAATAAGAACTTGCACCTTTTAACCATTGTCACCAAATAAATTTATGTAACACAAGTGGCCATGTGCATCATAGAAAGGAAACACTATCGGAATAACTTGAGAAATAATTGACGAGATATCTCAACTATTTGCATCTATACTATTTTTTATTAACCCCATGGTATCAACAACTTACATCCTTGTGCCAATTGGGATCTCAGGGTGACTTGGCTACTAGATATCATACCACTAGGCATAAATCTTAGTTCTTAGCTGCTCTAGATTGAGTGGCTTCTAGTTCATTACCTTGGTTTTGGGATCTGGGTTGAGAATGCAAATCATGTTCTTAAAAGATTGATGTCCTTTCATACAGGATGGTTCAGCTGAAGAAGATAAATATGAGGTTGGTTCTTTGGTCTAAAGTGGCATGTTATTCAGGAATATATGTTGTATATAGAGTTTATATGTAACTGAGTGTATGCTTTCACTTGGCAGAATATGTGGGATCTTACACCAGATACTGATTTGTTAAAGGAACTGCCTGAAGAGTATACGTTTGAAACCCCACTGGCAGATTTGAATGTAGGTATCTTTTGCATATAAGCTTTTGTTCTATAACATTCTATATTTATGTTGATCACTTGAAGCATTAACGTCATTTCAATTATGTATTAGGATAACTCATTGCAGGCTGTATGGTCTAAGCATGCAGACCAGAGAAGATTAATAAGGTATGGAATTCCATAGTTGGATAGCTCAAGAAACTATGTAATCAACTCAAATTCTTAAATTGGAAGTTATTAATGCCTGGAAATGGTGTATATTCACTAAAGAAATTTTTCATTCAGGTAATTAGTGTCAAGTGTTGTCTTGAGATTCTCTGGAACATGTGATCTTATTTGTCTCCCATTCTTTTGATAGTGCATTAAGTAAACATGAATCTTACCTAAAACTGATTAATCGATTTCCCGAACTcacttttttgatcattttaatacCTTATAAATGTGACTTTTCAAGAATATCCACTCTACTGCAATATTAATTGTACAGGATTCTTccaattttctttattcaattcttttcatgcTTCAATTTACTTCTTAACTAAAGAATTCCAAGGAGAGAGTaatacttttgaatcttgtggctttAAACTAGAGATATAtagaatgtaccaaaatgttcttaatcttgtggttttaaatatgtcatgtagaaagttagaattaaagagtttCTAGAAAAGTAAAGAGACTTTCCTTTTTGAAATGGACTAAACATGAAAGTAAGATGAACAAATTCAAATAAAGGCAGAACTCCTTTTTGGTTGGTTACAGTATAATTTTTTCTTCTAAAGTTTAATTATAGCACCAATTATGGGTATATGTAAACCCCCAAAGAAAATTTGTTAGACTGCAACTTGATTTGTTTTGGAATGAAATGGGCTCAAATAGAGCAGAGCAGATATAGATAATTCAAATAGCTGACTTCGACTCTCCTAGAGCAGAGTGGATATAGATGATTCAAATAGCTGAGTTCAAGTCTCCAGCTAGTTTAGGGTGCAGATGTTTTTGAAATATGCAGCTTCACATGTATATTTTAGAGATATTGCATTGTCACTGTCTTTATGTTAAAGGACCTTACGGTGTTAATGAATTTataatgacatgaaatagatCCAAGTAGAATAGGACTGATATACAAGACCGACCTAATCAACCAACAAGTTTCGACCGGCGCATAGCTGTTGATATCAATGAATTATGTAGCATGATACCTTGTGGTTTAAACTTTAAAAGAGAGTTTGGCAGTTCCATAGCTGTTGATATTGGCAGGAAGGTTCTTCCTATACTTGAATGGTTTTTCCCAAGCTTAATCTATCTAATAACTTTGACTGACATCGTTGAAGTTTTTGTAGATCAAAGTTTTATGTAAGATCATCCCACGATGAAAATGCAGTTTTTGTAATCAAACAAACAATTGAAGAACTCATTGCAAAGTGCAAAGAGATTGTAGAATCTGAGGGTGAGAGAATTAATGAGGATGAGGACGTGAATGACAGAGATCCAAGCATTCTTCGATTTTTGCTTTCTATCCATGAAGAGTTTGGCCAAGATTTTAACTCATTTATTACTTAACTAATAAAACTTCCTATCTGTTAATGGATTACAAAACTTTTTAAACATTGAGCTTCTTTTAGGTTAATAGCATCATCTATGGTATGCTAATATGAATTATAGTTATTACCAATATTTGAAGTTCTCATGCAATCGTAGTCGTAGCTCTCGAAGGTATGGTCTAGAGGTCAAAGTGGGTGAAAATCATAGGAGATCAAGGTTCAAATGTCAATCGATACAAAAAATGCTatgtgatttcttctcatctacCTAAATCTTGTTTGGCAGTATTACTAGGTATCTATACTAGGGAGAGGTAGAAGGTACTCAATGGTGTCTGCAAGTTGGCCCTGACACCACCAATATGTAAAGAAAATTCTTAGAACATTCTTATAGGATTATATTCTCTTTTTCCTTGTAAATTCTAGCAACATAAAGGGGGCAGCCTAGTACATGAAGCATTGTTCGTGGGGTTTGTGAAGGGATGTACCCCAAAGGGGTGTGAAGTAGGCCTACCATGACTCAAGTAACAGTTGGCTGATTCCATGATTTGGATCCATCACCTATAAGTCACACAATGACAACTTTATCTTTGCTCCAACGCTCACGCTGAAGTCTGGCAGAACAAagataaatcaaaatatgttttgtATTTTTAACTGTTGGTACTTGGTTGCTTTGTTAATATTCATAGATCAGCCAACCTAAGATACACATTGCGTGCATATAGATATTCCACATGGGGTCTCATTTGCTTAAAGGAATACTTCTTCATCAATCCTTAATGATTTGACAATTCTTCAGGACGAGAAGCATCACCAGTGGCACCCACGTGAGGCCTCACCCATTATGTGGTGCTTTCAACGTTCAAACTGGTGTATCACAAGAATCTCATCTTGAGCCTATACCTAAACTCCATTTCCATAGTTTGGCACCACCGAGAATGGAATCTTCGTGATTCTCACATTTGGTGCTCATACCAACGAGCAGGATTTTTTAAGAAAGGAAGTCTCTTCCCTCCTTATCTGCCATTGTCtattattgaatgaattatgtaCAAGTCCAGTTGCTTGTACAATGATGATAAACTTAAATTAGTGCCTATACCATTAGCTTATCCAATATGCATAGTTTCGTGAAGGAGTAACGTGTACACATTTGATCAGTCTTAGTACTACATAATTTGAACTTTTACTCCCCTTCCCACCGGTTGGATTTGCTGCTTTCTTTTTTTTGGGAGGGAGGGGGGGGAATTGACTTGCGCATTTCTGACAAGTTTcataatttgatattaatttgataACATGGTGCCTCACACACCGTCCTTATTTCAGTAAGGAGTTGCTACCTTTTCTCCTAAAATGCAGGAGAAAATACTTCAGTGAGCAAAAAATTGGACATTTTCATCTTTTCTTATGGCCAATCCCTTCTTAAATCATTACGTGATCACATAACATTCAATCATCTGAAAGGCTTTGACCAAGGACATGAAACTAATTTTGGAGCTCCAAAAGAAGAATCAAATCCTGTTCAAGGTCTTCTTTCGCATAGATCTGTGTTTAGGAAAGGtcgtttttattcttttact is a genomic window containing:
- the LOC107841305 gene encoding uncharacterized protein LOC107841305 isoform X2, yielding MVIVIAQGVGQELLATDNSHARSEQDSSGNELPQDVGLWVSHKIRNMWDLTPDTDLLKELPEEYTFETPLADLNDNSLQAVWSKHADQRRLIRSKFYVRSSHDENAVFVIKQTIEELIAKCKEIVESEGERINEDEDVNDRDPSILRFLLSIHEEFGQDFNSFIT
- the LOC107841305 gene encoding uncharacterized protein LOC107841305 isoform X1, which produces MVIVIAQGVGQELLATDNSHARSEQDSSGNELPQDVGLWVSHKIRDGSAEEDKYENMWDLTPDTDLLKELPEEYTFETPLADLNDNSLQAVWSKHADQRRLIRSKFYVRSSHDENAVFVIKQTIEELIAKCKEIVESEGERINEDEDVNDRDPSILRFLLSIHEEFGQDFNSFIT